From Molothrus aeneus isolate 106 chromosome 18, BPBGC_Maene_1.0, whole genome shotgun sequence, a single genomic window includes:
- the LOC136564207 gene encoding solute carrier family 2, facilitated glucose transporter member 11-like: MSRNLFLLAFVLGMTGTFHYGLQVSIINSPAEYIQSFIHETWLKRYGSSPSAEMVTLMWSLIVSIYSIGGLLGSSCAGYLCVRFGRKKAMLLSNIPALLGAALMGLSRLCGSFEMIIAGRLFSGVCGGLTQNVHIMYAGECAPRKLRGLIAITASTFSALGKFVGFALGLREVLGVEALWPILLAANAVPVLVQLLTLPFFPDSPRYLLIDLKDKEGCIKAVKQLWGDGDHLAEINDMVSEQRAIGGEKVKSVWDLLRDRAVRWQLITLLLVVSCIQLLGANVVYSYAYSIFTKAGIPPAQTHYVSLGIGTTEIFSTVLCGFLIERAGRKTLLWKNYAVMALALGLLTVTLSLQDSFFWVPYCSVALVFIFIMSFGIGPGGVVCPLITEIFIQSYRPAAYVFNGVVNWIQLFILGLVFPFLVKGLGNFCFIIFLTYCLSMAIFVLLVLPETKGKTMLQVKEEFNRLNYRGKKGQAALEQRNCSVVTVTRL, from the exons ATGAGCCGCAACCTTTTTCTCCTGGCTTTTGTCCTGGGCATGACTGGAACCTTCCACTATGGATTGCAGGTCTCCATTATCAATTCTCCTGCTGAG tacatccaAAGTTTCATCCATGAGACCTGGCTGAAGAGATATGGCTCCTCTCCCAGTGCAGAGATGGTCACTTTGATGTGGTCCCTCATTGTGTCCATCTACAGCATTGGGGGGCTCCTGggctcctcctgtgctggctACTTGTGTGTTCGGTTTGGAAG GAAGAAGGCCATGCTGCTGTCcaacatccctgctctgctgggtgcagCTCTGATGGGACTCAGCCGGCTGTGTGGCTCCTTTGAGATGATCATTGCTGGAAGGTTATTTTCTGGAGTCTGTGGAG GTTTAACCCAGAATGTCCATATCATGTATGCTGGGGAGTGTGCCCCACGGAAGCTCCGTGGGCTGATTGCCATAACAGCTTCCACCTTCTCTGCTCTTGGAAAATTTGTAGGATTTGCTCTGGGTCTCAG AGAAGTTCTTGGAGTGGAGGCTCTCTGGCCTATTCTGCTGGCAGCCAATGcagtccctgtccttgtccagCTCCTCACCCTCCCCTTCTTCCCAGACTCTCCCCGCTACCTGCTCATTGACCTAAAGGACAAGGAGGGATGCATCAAAG CTGtgaagcagctctggggggACGGGGACCATCTGGCTGAGATCAATGACATGGTGTCAGAGCAGAGAGCCATCGGTGGCGAGAAGGTCAAGAGCGTTTGGGACCTGCTGCGGGACAGAGCCGTGCGCTGGCAGCTCATCACCCTGCTCCTCGTGGTGTCCTGCATCCAGCTCCTCGGGGCCAACGTG GTTTACTCTTATGCATACAGTATCTTTACAAAGGCTGGAATCCCCCCTGCTCAAACCCATTATGTCTCCCTGGGGATTGGGACCACTGAGATCTTCTCCACAGTTCTGTGT GGCTTCCTCATCGAGCGTGCAGGGAGGAAGACTCTGCTGTGGAAGAACTACGCCGTGATGGCCTTGGCTCTAGGGCTGCTCACAGTCACACTCTCACTGCAG GACTCCTTTTTCTGGGTACCATACTGCTCTGTTGCACTTGTCTTTATTTTCATCATGAGCTTTGGCATTGGGCCAG GTGGAGTCGTATGCCCCTTgatcacagaaatatttattcagtCATACAGACCAGCTGCTTATGTTTTTAATGGTGTTGTAAACTGGATCCAACTCTTCATCCTTGGGCTTGTGTTCCCTTTCCTTGTG aAAGGTCTTGGTAATTTCTGTTTCATCATTTTCCTGACATActgtctgtccatggctatTTTTGTactcctggtgctgccagagACCAAAGGAAAGACCATGCTGCAGGTCAAGGAGGAGTTCAACCGCCTGAACTACCGTGGAAAGAAGGGGCAGGCAGCCCTAGAGCAGAGGAACTGCTCAGTGGTGACTGTCACGAGGCTTTAA